GCAGCCTCCTGAAGTTGCATCATTGGCCTGGAAAGTTCATTTCTCAGGCGTATTTGCTCACTTGATTTATCACAAGGTACAAAGCAGCTAGCAAGggaagcaacttgatgatgatcgAGATCATTAAATGTACCTTGACACAGAGAACATATTAAAGCAATACTGCAACTTAAGTTACAGGGAAAACTTGGACACAGATAAGAGATAACCATATAGAATTGATACCATTGAACATAAGCTCAGTGATAAGCAGCTCATCCCCTGTGTCTATTAAACAGGCAGCACGTCCCTTTAGCTGGAGAACACCATCAGCATCAATATGACCGAGCATCTTCAGAACGCGTGACCGGTTCCTAAGTTCGTCTCTAAATTTTTGTATCTGTATGGAGTAGATTAGAAGAAGGTAAACTCATGTAGCTGTTACAAAGAGTCCAAATGGAACAAAAGTAAAATGACAGAACCAACCTGTGAATCCCGCATCTTTGACTTCAAATTCTGAATTTCACTATTCAAATCTGCTTTTCTTTGGTACCATGATAATTCCTGCTCACTTTGACCAGACTGAGACATAAAGAAAAGCACAAACTCAGTCAATAATAGaaaaaatgatcccaaataatTCTTCATTCAGAGGTGACAGCATTAGATACCTTATGAAGTCGGTGAGAACATAATTTCTGCTCAAGCTCCTCGAGTTTATGAACCAAGTCTACTAGCTCAGGTTCTTGAATACCCATGTCCTGTTGGTAGACAATAAAAATGAGTACGCAATTTTAAGAAATTGTTCTACAGAATGACAAAGCATTTATGTTAAGATGCTCAGACGAACTGGACCAATTACAGTGGCAGAACTGCCAAGAGACGGTAGAGCAAGAGAGCATTATAGTCTGTGAATATGTAAGGTTATAAATGAGAAGCTGAAGATCACATCAATATATTACATTGACAACTGTTCTCTACAGATATATTATCCATGGACAATGCATTAAAACCATGATAAAATTCCTATTCCTATATTTGGAGGTGTTAATTGCACAAGGCACCTAAAGAGGACTATCAGAGAAGGAACAATATCACAATTCACAAGTACATAATAAGAGAGGTGCTGGTGTACAGATTAGATATATTTCAGTTTGTAACTTTATGGAACTCAAGCTACGACAAAAATGGGACTTGAGGTGAAAAAAATGAATACATGGAAAGAAATTTCATGTAAGAAGAAAAAACTATCATACATTGATTGGATGTAGCTTTGGTAGGCCTTGAGGGTAGCGCTTTCCTAGTTCTTGCACTGCAAAAAGTATATTTTGTCTTGCTTCAGGTGGTCGTAGATCCGGAGCAATGTTGATTCTAACACTGCTTAGACCAGATAGTAAAGGTAATGGTACAGGCACCTGGAAGTATATCAGATTAATCCAAAGTAGTATTCAGATGATCATCTAATAATTGTCTATCATGATAAAACCCTTTAACACTGCTCACCACATGCATTTCACCCTTCTCGCCAGAGCGAGGCGGGCATGGCTTTGAACGTGATCCATTCTCATTGGAAATAGAAGAGCAGTGAAGCAAGGTATCCACTATATAGCTATTACCACGTGCTGCACTTAGAGCAGGGGGAAGAGTACCAGATGCTGGAGGTTTCTTCACTACATTTACAACCACACCCCATCCCCAGTCTGTTGAACCATCCCTCACTTTGACCTGCCACAATGCAAAATACTGAGTGCAAAAGGAATTGTACAAATTTGTAAAGCCTACAACAGAAGTACAACAGAAGTACTAACAAAACAACAGTTCATTGAAGAAATAAAGGAGTGAGCATAAGCAGAGAAAGAATTCCTGCAGTTTCTCATCAGACAAATAAATTGGTGGTGAACATAAACACCTCGTCCGCAAACAGAAGCAGAACTTGTGAAGAGTGGAGTTACCTACCAGCCTTCCAGGAACCAAATACAACAAAGCCCTCTCTGGTCTAATCATCTCAGACATGATTTTCTTCTCAAGTTCAGATATATCAAGGCCCAATTTGTGATATTCAGCAAGATCAGTCTGTCCAGGGAAATGTGCAAGTCAAATAACAACGATAACAAAGCCACAGGTGAACAATTATGAATACTGCAATCAAAATAGCATACCTCCCCAGAAGAATCGAGCAAGGTAGCTTCATTCTCCAACCGCGTAATCTTCTGAACTATTTCTGGCAATGCCTGAAAAGCGAGGGTAGCTTATTTTCTCACACTGGCTATAATATGGCAGTACGAAGCATCTTTTAAAGGTCCTGCAACAAACCTTCTCATACTGAAACTGATGGAATGAATTTCTAATCACATGCTCAGCGGTAAATTGGCCCTCCACACGGCTCATTAAGTTCAGAATAGTGTAATAGCTCAGTCGGAAAGTACTGACAAGAGGTGCTGGTTTGCCTAACACCATGTCCTTGATAACACTCATTTCCATCTGCAATGTGGACTCATGTTATGGATAAAAGTCAATCTAAAAGAAATTAGTGAGAACAAAAGGTTCTGTGCTCCAAGATAGTTGCAACAAAATCAACTAAAATAATTTGCATAAGAAACCTTTAAGCTGTGGCACACAAAATTCAAGCATAAGTTTTGGGACAAGACTAAAAGATTCAAAACATGATAAATCTTTAAGCACGACTACCCAGAACAGCACAACTGTTTTCAATGTGAGAGTTCAGTGCAGTCTCAAAGCATGCCATGGATTGTGTTGGTTTAAGTTGCTAGTCATACATGTATTCATTTGCATAACAACCAACATTGAATATaggtaaaaggaaaaaaagattaAAACCCAATAAACATCTAGGCCATCATAATTTCTAAATGCAAATGAACTAGCAATAACATTACATAAAAAAGAAAGGATTTATCAATCCTCACATCAGATTTTGTCAATCAGACACAGAAAGATAACTGCAGAATCAAGATTGATTGGAGCCAATTGTTGTATTCTCTTCCAAAGGAGCCCCAAATTTGTCAAGAGCATGTCAAGCCAACAAAGACAAACTTAATACCCTGTCATGAAgaccttcatggtacatgagtTGTACTTGAAAAGCAAAGATAATCACGACATAGAACCATGGAACTTTACCTTCTCATCTATCATTATAACACAAATGCCTCGTTCATCCTTGCCACGTCGGCCAGCTCTTCCGCTCATCTAAGAATCGAATACATGTGAAATTAATAAATGGCTTTCTATCTGTCCCCTCTGTAAACATTACATGTATGTATGCCTAACTTGCATTTcatatataaaaaaatgtaCCTGTATATATTCTCCAGAACCAATATAGCGGTTAGTATCACCATCCCATTTTTTGACAGATGTGAAAACAACTGTTTTTGCAGGCATATTAAGACCCATGGCAAACTGAGGCACAAAGGTGAACAGAGTAAGACTGTTACTGATCAAATGGTGCAACTAATTGTTAAAGATGCACTATTTACATGAAGTGGAAACCAATATTTCTTTTACTTTACCCTGTTTGAAAACCATCCATTTGAGAAATGAAACTCTAGATTATACTATATGTGAAAAGATAAAAACACTTATAAGATTAAGTGGAATAATCAGGATAGAGCTCATACTGTCTCAGTAGCAAAGAGAGCTTTCACAAGACCTTCTTGAAAGAGCAGTTCCACCAACTCCTTGATTATTGGAAGTAGTCCAGAATGGTGTACTGCAATGCCTCGTTTAAGAAGCGGCAACATCAACTCTATAGCAGGTAAACTTCTATCTTCCTCGACTAAACAGCTAATAGCATTACGGAAAACTTGCTCGATGCATTCCTTTTCATCTTCAGTgttgaagtcaagttttgacATAGACATGGCATGGTGCTCACATTCTCTTCTACTAAAGCTGAAAATTATGACTGGTTGAAACTTGCGCTCCATAATCATCTGAAAATTAAcgtaaactcaaatttgaataggATATCAACAACTAAATAATTAGAATCTACAAGTGAGATGTCAATCAGACCTAGCCCTATAACATAATAGCTTCTAGTTCAGGTAATCATCCAAAGATTAGGACTTGAAAT
This genomic interval from Panicum virgatum strain AP13 chromosome 8K, P.virgatum_v5, whole genome shotgun sequence contains the following:
- the LOC120643807 gene encoding DExH-box ATP-dependent RNA helicase DExH10-like, producing the protein MGEEAENASKRKAPESSAVEEPSLPAPGSTAEADPAAKRRSLSRSCIHEVAVPKGYAAAKDEAVHGTLASPEFNGEMAKEYPFKLDPFQSVSIACLERNESVLVSAHTSAGKTVVAEYAIAMAFRDKQRVIYTSPLKALSNQKYRELSQEFTDVGLMTGDVTLQPNATCLVMTTEILRAMLYRGSEVIKEVAWVIFDEIHYMKDRERGVVWEESIIFLPPAIKMVFLSATMSNATEFAEWICSLHKQPCHVVYTDFRPTPLQHYVFPIGGSGLYLVVDENGQFREDNFGKLQDSFSKQNNQLDGRKGGGPKASGRIAKGGSASGNSDIYRIVKMIMERKFQPVIIFSFSRRECEHHAMSMSKLDFNTEDEKECIEQVFRNAISCLVEEDRSLPAIELMLPLLKRGIAVHHSGLLPIIKELVELLFQEGLVKALFATETFAMGLNMPAKTVVFTSVKKWDGDTNRYIGSGEYIQMSGRAGRRGKDERGICVIMIDEKMEMSVIKDMVLGKPAPLVSTFRLSYYTILNLMSRVEGQFTAEHVIRNSFHQFQYEKALPEIVQKITRLENEATLLDSSGETDLAEYHKLGLDISELEKKIMSEMIRPERALLYLVPGRLVKVRDGSTDWGWGVVVNVVKKPPASGTLPPALSAARGNSYIVDTLLHCSSISNENGSRSKPCPPRSGEKGEMHVVPVPLPLLSGLSSVRINIAPDLRPPEARQNILFAVQELGKRYPQGLPKLHPINDMGIQEPELVDLVHKLEELEQKLCSHRLHKSGQSEQELSWYQRKADLNSEIQNLKSKMRDSQIQKFRDELRNRSRVLKMLGHIDADGVLQLKGRAACLIDTGDELLITELMFNGTFNDLDHHQVASLASCFVPCDKSSEQIRLRNELSRPMMQLQEAARKIAEVQRECKLEVNVEEYVESTCRPYLMDVIYCWSRGATFAEVMEMTDIFEGSVIRLARRLDEFLNQLRAAAEAVGEVNLEKKFEKASESLRRGIMFSNSLYL